From the Thalassomonas actiniarum genome, the window CATGAGCATTAACGGTGAAATCCGCACCGGTGATCGCCGGGTAATTGATTATCTGCTTAGCCCGATTCAGCAATACCAGTCTGAAGCCATGGGAGAGCGCTAATGAGCACTTTAACCTCTACTTATTTGCAAAATGAGCAAAATAACAGTCCTGAACAAGAAATTCGCCATGAGCAAAAAGATCGCCATGAGCAAGAAAATCGTCATGAGGTAAGGAATAACACCGGCGATGAACAAAAGCTGGCGCTGGACGCCCTGGTGTATGCCGCACAAAGTTTTGAAATCAAAGCAGAAGCTGCACAGCTGGCCCATCGACTCGGTAGCGGTCACTTGGGGGAATTTGATTTAAGCCGTTGTGCAAAATGGATTGGCCTGCGCGCCCGCAGTGAATTTTGCGATCTGGCCAGGCTGGAACGCTTGCCTTTACCGGCGTTGATCAAGACCCGGCATGGCTGGCAAACCCTGTTGGAAATAAACGGCGATGAAGTCAGGTTGTACGCCCCGGATCTCAAGGACGAGTGTACCGTCTCTATGGCAACACTGAATGATATCTGGCAATGGCAGGTGCTGCTGCTGGCACAGCCGAGACAGGCAGAGCGTCAGCGTAAATTCGGACTTGGTTGGTTTATCCCGTCAATTACCAAGCATGCGGCGCAGTTTAAAGGCGTGATTATTGTGTCCCTGCTGTTGCAGCTTATTCCTTTGGTATCGCCGCTGCTGTTTGAAAACGTGATCGACAAGGTGCTGGTGAGCCGGAGTTTATCGAGCCTGCAGGTGCTGGGTATTGCCATGCTGGCACTGGCCATTACCGAGCCCTTATTCGGTTTTATCCGCGCCTGGCTGTTTACCAATTTGGCCAGCAAGGTTAACAGTGAATTGTCCAGCCGTTTGTTTGAACATTTAGTGGCATTGCCGTTGAGTTATTTCCAGCAGCGCCAGAGCGGGGAAATCATCGCCCGGGTGCGGGAAATGGGGCAAATCCGTCAGTTCCTTACCGGCTCTGCGTTAACCATGATCTTGGATTTGGCCTTTATCGGCTTGTTTATCGCGGTGATGTTTGCCTACAGCGCCACCCTGACCTGCCTGGTGCTGGGCTCGCTGGTGGTCTATTTCCTGTTCTGGCTGGCGGTAGGGCCGATATTACGGGCCAAAGTCACTAAGGAATATGAGCTGGGGGCAGAGAACACCGCGTTTTTAACCGAGGCGGTCACCGGGGTAGAAACCATTAAAACTACCGCCACCGAAGGCCGCTTCCAGCAGCAGTGGCAACGCCGGCTGGCGGATTATGTCCGGGC encodes:
- a CDS encoding type I secretion system permease/ATPase; protein product: MSTLTSTYLQNEQNNSPEQEIRHEQKDRHEQENRHEVRNNTGDEQKLALDALVYAAQSFEIKAEAAQLAHRLGSGHLGEFDLSRCAKWIGLRARSEFCDLARLERLPLPALIKTRHGWQTLLEINGDEVRLYAPDLKDECTVSMATLNDIWQWQVLLLAQPRQAERQRKFGLGWFIPSITKHAAQFKGVIIVSLLLQLIPLVSPLLFENVIDKVLVSRSLSSLQVLGIAMLALAITEPLFGFIRAWLFTNLASKVNSELSSRLFEHLVALPLSYFQQRQSGEIIARVREMGQIRQFLTGSALTMILDLAFIGLFIAVMFAYSATLTCLVLGSLVVYFLFWLAVGPILRAKVTKEYELGAENTAFLTEAVTGVETIKTTATEGRFQQQWQRRLADYVRALFGARVVGIFAGQGIGLVQKITSALLLWWGVTLVMDGELTPGALVAFNMLSGHVTQPILRLAQLWQDFQHTLISLRRIGDILDHDTESGSQGMASIPTLQGSVSFQGVRFRYSADGQEALQNLNLDIKPGEFIGITGPSGSGKSTLTRLLQRLYVPQHGQVLVDGIDLAIADPVALRRNMSVVLQESRLYNGTISENIKICVPEATDEQIIEAATLCGAHNFIAELPQGYQTQVGERGARLSGGQRQRIALARALLTNPGILLLDEATSALDYESEAAVMSNMQAITKGRTVISIAHRLNTLRYADRILVMDKGQIIEQGSHEALLAQQGLYAKLWQQEQ